A DNA window from Zingiber officinale cultivar Zhangliang chromosome 3A, Zo_v1.1, whole genome shotgun sequence contains the following coding sequences:
- the LOC122053958 gene encoding F-box/kelch-repeat protein At1g23390-like translates to MEMARNCDRETEEAEAGGGGRNSSIHGDVLEEVVSRVSALDLLHVSRVSRGWRTAAISSLLCRRRPPCLLLRLQSRRRASAHVYDPISGAWRDVPIPPEASLHGLDAPRVAALASSLSGGPRFYALSSSKLALAADPLGTAWRDLEPPRCWRTDPTVALVGTRLVVAGGGCALEGNAGSVEMCDAYGGGGGCWWEPCEAMPEAFRLSPAISAAASERRLYVVERQPPFGASWFDTETRRWGPTRSLSVPDPTARHVAIGFSNGRLLLAAAGGSGMGWGWAAESVRVWMVEEETLEVASEEVVAEMPREMVAALAEDGGGGWGLPSIGFLCESDFAYFYNPVYLKEFFLCEQQAAGGSGCRWQRVEPPACVEQRPIDKVALGCCQNGSRLYLS, encoded by the coding sequence ATGGAAATGGCAAGGAATTGCGATCGGGAGACGGAGGAGGCGGAGGCTGGAGGTGGCGGCCGCAATAGTAGTATCCACGGTGATGTCCTTGAGGAGGTCGTCTCCCGGGTCTCCGCCCTCGACCTCCTCCACGTCTCCCGTGTCTCCAGAGGCTGGCGGACCGCCGCTATCTCCTCCCTCCTCTGCCGGCGACGCCCGCCCTGCCTTCTCCTCCGCCTCCAGTCCCGCCGCAGAGCCTCCGCGCACGTGTACGACCCCATCTCCGGCGCCTGGAGGGATGTTCCTATCCCGCCCGAGGCGAGCCTTCACGGGCTCGATGCGCCGCGCGTCGCCGCGCTCGCGAGCTCTCTCTCTGGCGGTCCCCGCTTCTACGCGCTCTCCTCCTCCAAGCTCGCCCTCGCGGCCGACCCGCTCGGCACCGCTTGGCGCGACCTGGAGCCGCCGCGTTGCTGGCGTACGGACCCGACCGTCGCCCTCGTGGGCACCCGCCTGGTGGTGGCCGGCGGCGGATGCGCGCTCGAGGGCAACGCAGGCTCCGTCGAGATGTGCGACGCGTACGGGGGCGGAGGAGGCTGCTGGTGGGAGCCGTGCGAGGCGATGCCGGAGGCGTTCAGATTGTCGCCGGCGATTTCGGCCGCGGCGTCGGAGCGGCGGCTCTATGTCGTGGAGAGGCAGCCGCCGTTCGGCGCTAGCTGGTTCGATACGGAGACGAGGCGGTGGGGTCCAACGCGGTCGCTGAGCGTGCCCGACCCCACCGCTCGCCACGTGGCGATCGGGTTCTCGAACGGACGGCTGCTTTTGGCGGCGGCGGGCGGGAGTGGGATGGGGTGGGGGTGGGCGGCGGAGAGCGTGCGGGTGTGGATGGTGGAGGAGGAGACGCTGGAGGTGGCATCGGAGGAAGTGGTGGCGGAGATGCCGAGAGAGATGGTGGCTGCCCTGGCCGAGGATGGCGGCGGCGGGTGGGGGTTGCCGTCGATTGGGTTCTTGTGCGAGAGTGATTTCGCTTACTTCTACAACCCTGTCTATTTGAAGGAGTTCTTCCTGTGCGAGCAGCAGGCCGCAGGCGGCAGCGGCTGTCGGTGGCAGCGGGTTGAACCGCCAGCGTGCGTGGAGCAGCGACCCATTGATAAGGTGGCGCTCGGATGTTGCCAAAATGGGAGTAgactgtatttaagttaa
- the LOC122050567 gene encoding MOB kinase activator-like 1A: MGWKKLVVMSVEATTQLSGVPLSMATVHDLVSQNCTSSAILKVADTLPPLGIIISRVTFICTCRYEYRWADGVQIKKPIEVSAPKYVEYLMEWIEVQLDDESIFPQKLGTPFPANFKDVVKTIFKRLFRVYAHIYHSHFQKIVSLKEEAHLNTCFKHFILFTYEFGLIDKKEIAPLQELIESIVL; the protein is encoded by the exons ATGGGATGGAAGAAGCTTGTGGTAATGTCTGTGGAAGCTACAACTCAGCTAAGTGGAGTCCCTTTATCCATGGCTACAGTGCATGATCTTGTATCTCAAAATTGCACGTCTAGTGCAAT ATTGAAAGTTGCTGATACTTTACCTCCCTTAGGAATCATCATTAGCAGAGTTACCTTT ATTTGTACTTGTAGGTATGAATATAGATGGGCGGATGGTGTGCAAATAAAGAAACCTATTGAAGTCTCAGCGCCAAAGTATGTTGAGTACCTGATGGAGTGGATTGAAGTTCAGCTCGACGATGAATCTATTTTCCCTCAAAAGCTCG GAACACCTTTTCCTGCAAACTTCAAAGACGTCGTGAAGACAATATTCAAGCGGTTGTTCCGTGTTTACGCACACATTTATCACTCTCATTTCCAGAAGATTGTGAGCCTCAAGGAAGAAGCACATCTCAACACCTGCTTCAAGCATTTCATTCTTTTCACTTAT GAGTTTGGGTTGATCGACAAGAAGGAAATCGCCCCGCTGCAGGAGCTGATTGAGTCCATCGTTCTATAA